The sequence ATTATTGATGAAAATAGGTTTTTGGCTAAAATTCTCGGTATTAAATCTTTTTATCGTCGCATTACTTGGCTTGTATTTGCGTTTAAAAATGGCTTATGAATTACCACTAGAACAAAAGAATGTTTTACACGCACATTCTCATTTTGCATTTATAGGTTGGATTAGCCAAACTTTAATGGTCTTATTGATAAATTACATTAAAGATAAAAATGATATTGCTTTAAATAAATATGTCTCTATTTTGATAGCCAATATGATTTGTTCTTATGCAATTCTTTTTACTTTTCTATTCAAAGGCTATTTTAGTTTATCAATTTTATTTTTAACCATATCCATTGTAATTGGTTATGTTTTTTTGATTTATTTTTATAAAGACACTAAAAATTTAGACCATGAAAATTCTTTAAAATGGTTTTATGGTGCTTTAATTTTTAATTTCATCTCGAGTTTAGGAACTTTCTTTTTAGGTTACACCATGGCTGCAGATAAAATAAATTTAGATTTATATTCTTCTTCCATTTATTTTTATTTACATTTTCAGTATAACGGATGGTTTATTTTTGGTTGTATAGGCTTATTCTTATCGCTATTTAATCTAAAGCTAAACACAACAAAATCAGTAAATAAATTATTTTACTTAATGTTTATTTCGACATTAATCACTTATGGATTATCGATTTTATGGCTTGATATCCCAAAAATAATTTATGCAGTCATTGCATTTTTTGGGGTTTTTCAATTTTTAATTTGGTTAAAAATGCAAAAAATTATTTTAGTCAATTATAAAAATGAATTAAAAAGTCAACCCAAATATTTACAATTTATACTAATCGTTATAAGTCTTTGTTTAAATATTAAATTTTTATTACAAGCTCTTTTATCCATCCCAAGTTTTGCAGAAATGGCTTATCAAAACCGACCTTTTATTATAGCTTTTTTACACTTGGTTTTATTAGGAGTTGTTTCATTATTTCTGTTATATTTTATTTTTAAACAACAAATTATAACAGCAAGTAAAACGACAAAATATGCTTTATCGACAGTAACTGTAAGTATTATTTTAAATGAAATTTTTTTAGTCACTCAAGGATTGGGACCATTTATACAAATCCATTTTTCTTACGTTAATAAAATACTTTTGGTAATTGCAGCTTTATTAGTCATAAGTATCGGCTGGCTTTATTTATCAACACTAAAAAGAAAAGCAACCTAAAAAAGGTTGCTTTTTCTATTTTAATTTTGATAATATCATGGTTTCAATTTCTTCTGAATCCCAAATATTTTCGATATCTTCTAAAGACATAATTTCGTCCATAATTCCTTTTTGTTGATCACCAATCGCTAAAGCATCAACATACGGATTTAAACTAAACGTAACTCTATCGTACAAAGGCAACCATTTATTTGGATATTTCTCGGTAAACTTAGCTTCGATTTTCTTTTGAAGTAAAAACTTTTCATCTGCTGTATTTGTTCCCATTTCGATGAAATTTCTAAAAGATAATTCGGCAATTGCATCAGCATTTGGTTTACGAACTTTTTGATATTCTTCAAAAATCGTTTCCCAATCATTTCCATGTTTTTCCATTTGACGATACATTTCTGAAATATCTTCAAAACCAGCATTCATTCCTTGACCATAAAACGGAACAATTGCATGAGCCGCATCGCCAAGCAATGCAACTTTATCTTTGTACGTCCAAGGATAACATTGCATGGTAACCAATGAACTGGTTGGATTTTTAAAATAATCTGCAACCAAATCTGGAATTAATTCTTTGGTATCTGGGAAATTAGTCAAGAAAAAATCAGTTACTTTTTCTTCAGTATTTATGGCTTCGAACGAATTTTCTCCTTCAAATGGCATAAACAACGTACAGGTAAAACTTCCGTCTTCGTTAGCTAAAGCAATCAACATAAATTCGCTTCGCGGCCAAATATGAAATGAGTTTGGGTCAATTTTATGAGTTCCGTCTTCGTTTGCCGGAATGCATAATTCTTTATAACCTAATTTTAAAAAAATCTGGCTATAATCAAAACGATTTTGACGTTGCATACGATGTCTAACACGAGAGAAAGCTCCGTCGGTTCCAAAAACTTTATCGAATTTTAAATCCTCCCAATCGCCTCTTTCCGTTTCACCAATATGAATTATTGCTTCTTCAAGATTAACATCCCAAATTTTTTGTTCAAAATGAAATTGAATTCCTTTTTCTTCAGCAATATCAATCATCAAACGATTTAATCCACCACGAGAAACTGAATAAATACTTTCGCCTTTCATTCCGTATTTCTGAAAAGCAAGTGTTCCGTCCTTTTTGTGAATGGCACGTTTATCCATCGGAATGGCAATTTCTCTGATTTGATCTCCAATCTGAACATCGTCAAGAGATTTCCAACCGCGAGTTGAAATCGCTAAATTTATTGATCTTCCTGAAAATTTTATTTTTCTGATATCGGCGCTTCGGTCAAAAACATGAACATCATGACCTGCTTTTTTTAAGTAAATAGCTAATAACGTACCTACTAAACCTGCTCCGATTACTGCTATTTTTTGAGAATCTTGTTTCATTTCTGAAGTTTCCTTGTTTTATAAAAAAACAAAAAATTATTAATGCCTAAAAGTACAAATTTAATATTAAGTAGAACAATAAATTATACTATGAATAGCTCTAAATTCTATAAAATATGTTTTTTAGACTTTATATTTTTTATTTCGTTGCATTATATGCAAAAAAAATCCCCTAATCGGGGATTTCATATTTTTAGAAAGTAATTCTATTACCTACATTTAATTTGTTGTTTTTAGCAAAAACGCCACACATATGGAAAAGTAATCTGGCACCAACATTTCCGTCCCAATCATCATCACCTGGAGCCACCTCAACTAAATCCATTCCGATGATATTTTTGTTTGAAACCGCTAACTGATTTAATAAATAAGTCGCTTGTTCGTAAGATAATCCTCCCGGAACTGGCGTTCCTGTATTTGGACAATACCAACGATATAGTGCATCAATATCAAAACTAACACAAACGTTTTCTGGTAATTCATTGATGATTTCATCGCATTGTTGCTTCCAAGTTTTCCCTTCGAATTGCGCTGTTTTTAAATCAGCATCTGTATGAACAATTACTTTGTTTGATGATTTTACAACCTCAACTTCTTGCTCGCAGAAATCGCGAATTCCAACTTGAACAATTTTAGAGACTTCAGTTAATTGAATGGCATTATACATAATTGATGCGTGAGAATAAGTAAAACCTTCGTAAGCTTTTCTCAAATCCATGTGCGCATCGAAATGTAAAATTCCGAAATCTTTATTATTTTCAGCTAAAGCTTGATAATATCCAAGTGGTGTTGAATGATCTCCACCTAATAAAATCACACGTTTACCTTTATTTTGCCAATGTAAAACTTTAGCTTTCACTTCTTCGTTTAGCGTTTTACAAGCTTTGTTGATTTTATCTAAATCTGATTGTAATGTAGGAAATGTTTCGATGTCTTCACCGTTTTCTAAAGCTTCGATAATTGGTTGTGCTAAACCTTTATATTTTTCACTTAATGTCGCCCAAGATTCTGGAGCTTCATCTACAAACATTCCTAATTTCCATAATTCTGGAAATTCTTGATGTAATAAATCTATTTGAAAAGAAGCATTAAAAATAGCTTCTGGTCCTTCTGATGCTCCTGCACCATAACTTACTGTAACTTCCCAAGGAACTGGGACAATGATGATTTCACTTTCTTCTGCAGTGAATGGTAAACCATAAATATTAGCATCTGCTAAACCTGGTTGTGAAGGATCGAAGTTATCAATCTTTGACTGTTTTGTTGACATTTTAATTTCAGTAATTTTTTACAAATGTATCATTTTTGTTTGAATACCTAGAAATAATTAGTTAACAAAAAAAAGCTAGCATTAGTGCTAGCTTTTTTTACTATTTAAATTGATTTTTTTTTACAAAATAGCTAAAATTTCGATTTATTTATATTTAAGAGTTTGTAAAAACAAAAAAGCAAACTTAATCAACCCTATTTTATATATTGATCAAAATCAACTATTTAACTCGTTATATTTATTTTTAGTTTAATGAAATAAGTTTTTTATGTAATTTTAACAAAAAAGAATATGTTCAAATCTATTAATAAAAAGTTTATTTCTAAGCTTTGAAAAAGGCTTTATGCAACTAAATGAATTATTAAATTTAATCGACAAAATTGAAAAAATACACAGCGACAAGTAATTTGACTTGAATTAAGTTTCTCTTAAATGATAATCTAAATTATCATTTGTCATTTTATTTATGTTTAACTTTAGTATTAAAAAAGAATTTCTAATCGCTATCCTAATTTTTATTTTAATTATATTGATAAGTTTCCACCTCTCCATTAGAAACAGATTTAATTGGAAAACCTAAATCGTTATATTCATACTGGTAGAATTTTACTCCATCATTTTCATTAGTTAATTTAATTATGTTATTTTTAGACGCAATAATAATTTTATTAAATGCATCAGGAAAAGATGCGTATATAGGATTTTTTTTATCATCGTATTCATAATTACTTAAGAAAATTTCTCCTGTTCCAGTAATAGTTATTGTTTCAGAAACTAAATTTCCATTTACATAAGTATATTCTTCGATACTTGTTTCTTTTCTTGGGGCATTTCCTTCTTTTGTATATCTAATAGTTTTAACAAGAAAGCCTGATGAGTCATAAAAAAAATCATTACTTCGTTGAAAATAATCTCCTAAAGAAACAGATTGAGAAATTAAATTTCCAGAATATATATAATTTTCACCAATTCCAAGACCATTCGATATTCCTAACATTGATACTATTTTATTTCCTTCGTAGGTATATTTCATGTTGAAATTATCTTGTTTGTTTGTGGTTATTTCTGTTATAAAACCATAGTTGTTATAGCTATAAATTCTTTCTTCTCCATCTTTTTGAGTAGATTTTAATTTACCTGTTAAATCTGTAATCAAATTACTATCTTCATCATTTGATGAACAAGAAAATATTGCAATTGATAAAAACAGTAGTAAAAGATTTTTTTTCATGTGAATGTTTTTCAATAATTATATTTTAGATCAAGAACTTCAATAAAAAGAACAAAAAGCTAGTTACTGTTCATTAAGTTAAAATCATTTGAAAGCTTATACAAATGTAGTCAATCAATTTGAAAGTTTAAACAATAAAAAAGTCAGCTTTTTATGCTGACTTTTGAATTTATTTTAAAGGAGAATATGATTGTAATTCCCATTTCGGATCATTCAAATCGATATAATAGTAATTGATAGCATCCTTCGAATCAAATTCACCATTTTTGTTTATATCTTCAATGGATCTAAAATACAAACGATTATTTTCTAAAACCACATTCCAATCTAATAATTCTTGAAATTCTGGAGTTAATTTAGTAAAGTTTGTTCCGTTTGCATTGGAGATATACAATGCTTTGATATCGTTTGAATCGTAATTTCCATCTCGATTAGTATCTTTATCGACCAAGGAATAAATCAATAATTTTTTACCTGTTTTCAACGCAAACTCATCAAGAAACGTAATGCTCTGAATTTGCATTTTGTTTTCTGTCAAAGGTTTTAAATCTAACGAATCTTTATGCTGAAACATCACATTAGACATATAACCTGTGATTTCTGGCGAACTATAATTTGAAACCTTGTAACTTACATGTTTGGTTTTTGACGAACCGTATTTCGAATTTCCAGTACTGTAAACGCGAACGTCTCCAACAGGATGCAACATATAATCTGCTCCCTTTAGTAAAATTGGTAAATCTGCAATTTTTATTTCTGTAGAATCAATTTTCTGAAAATCGACATT comes from Flavobacterium sp. I3-2 and encodes:
- a CDS encoding FAD-dependent oxidoreductase, giving the protein MKQDSQKIAVIGAGLVGTLLAIYLKKAGHDVHVFDRSADIRKIKFSGRSINLAISTRGWKSLDDVQIGDQIREIAIPMDKRAIHKKDGTLAFQKYGMKGESIYSVSRGGLNRLMIDIAEEKGIQFHFEQKIWDVNLEEAIIHIGETERGDWEDLKFDKVFGTDGAFSRVRHRMQRQNRFDYSQIFLKLGYKELCIPANEDGTHKIDPNSFHIWPRSEFMLIALANEDGSFTCTLFMPFEGENSFEAINTEEKVTDFFLTNFPDTKELIPDLVADYFKNPTSSLVTMQCYPWTYKDKVALLGDAAHAIVPFYGQGMNAGFEDISEMYRQMEKHGNDWETIFEEYQKVRKPNADAIAELSFRNFIEMGTNTADEKFLLQKKIEAKFTEKYPNKWLPLYDRVTFSLNPYVDALAIGDQQKGIMDEIMSLEDIENIWDSEEIETMILSKLK
- a CDS encoding agmatinase family protein codes for the protein MSTKQSKIDNFDPSQPGLADANIYGLPFTAEESEIIIVPVPWEVTVSYGAGASEGPEAIFNASFQIDLLHQEFPELWKLGMFVDEAPESWATLSEKYKGLAQPIIEALENGEDIETFPTLQSDLDKINKACKTLNEEVKAKVLHWQNKGKRVILLGGDHSTPLGYYQALAENNKDFGILHFDAHMDLRKAYEGFTYSHASIMYNAIQLTEVSKIVQVGIRDFCEQEVEVVKSSNKVIVHTDADLKTAQFEGKTWKQQCDEIINELPENVCVSFDIDALYRWYCPNTGTPVPGGLSYEQATYLLNQLAVSNKNIIGMDLVEVAPGDDDWDGNVGARLLFHMCGVFAKNNKLNVGNRITF